GTTTGGTCTTTATCAGTCAGAAAGATAAAATTCAACGCCGCTAAGCGCTCTGAAGGCAAGCTCAACCGCGTCAGAGGTCTAGGGGCATAGCGATCGCTATGCCCCGATAGGACAATTGCAGTTAAAGCTCGCTAGGATAAGACTGATATAGGAGAATCATTATGGTGAATTTTGGAGTCGGCCCTGCCTTCGTGTTGGGGGTTTTCCTGGCAGTCGCAGGAGCGGGATTATATTTTTTGCGATCGGTACGCCCGGAACTGTCGCGGGATCACGATATCTTTTTTGCGGCAGTCGGTTTAGTCTGCGGCTTAATTTTAATGTTTTACGGCTGGCGCTTGGAACCGGCGCTTCAGTTCGGTCAGTTTTTGCTGGCGGGGACGACGATCTTTTTTGCTTACGAAGCGATTAAGCTGCGGGGAATTGCCACCGAACAGGCGCGGCGCACGACTCCGATTGTGGATGAAGATCGCCCGGTGAGTCGCGTTTACCAGAAAGAGGCGAAGTTGGATGATTACGATCCTTACGAGGGTCGCCGTTTGGAGGGCGCGCGCGATCGCCGCCCGGATTATGAAGCCGAGGAACGCCGTCCCCAAAGAAATTCCCGAGGAACTCGCCCCCGAACTGAGGAAAGCCAGAGAACTCGGCGTTCTCGTCCCGCTCCCGACCGTCGCACAGCGCCAAGCGGCCCCCTGCGCGATCGCTATGAGGATTGGAACGAGACGGAAAGTTACGAAGAAACGGATTATGCGGCGAGTCGATCGCGCCGTTCTCGCCCCGAGACCGTTGAGGACGAACCACCTGGCCGCCAGAAAACGCGGCGATCGCGTCCCGGCGATACCGATTTCGATGCAACACCGGTCGATTATCAGCCGATTGAGAGCGAAGAAGAAGCGAGTAATGGCTATAACTCGGATTACGACGAGCGCCCTCGCCCGAAGCGCGAATCTCGCTATGACGAACCTCCGGCGCGATCGCGGAACGACTACGACCCGATGAATTACGGTCAGCCTTACGAGGATGACGAAGAAGACGAGGGTGAGTACGATGAGGGCGATGAAGGAGTCGAACCGCGCCGCAGTAGCGATCGCTTCGATTATTGAGAAGACGGGGAAGTAAGGAGAGCGAGCGATTGCGGAAATGAAGGCGCTTCGAGGGTTAAGGTACGCGATCGCATTGACGTTACTGAGTTTGACGGTCGGCTGTCAAACTCCAGACGCGCCCATCGGCTCGACTTCCCTCAACAGCCGCTACAACGACGAACAACCAGCGCTTAGCGGTGACGGGCGCTGGTTAGCTTTTGTCTCCAATCGCAACGGTCGCAGTGAGATTTTGGTGTACGATCGCCGCCAGAAGCGCTTCGTGCAACTGCCGGGATTGCTGGTGCAAGACGCGATCGCTCAATCCCCCAGTTTGAGTCTGACCGGGCGCTATATGACCTATCTGATTAATAATCAGGGACGCGCCGATCTCGCTCTCTACGACCGCGCGATCGGGCGATCGCAAATTCTCAGCGGTAACTACCGCAGTTGGATTGCCAACCCCAAAATTAGCCCCAACGGGCGTTACATCGTCTTTGAATCCGCGCGCAAAGGCCAATGGGACATCGAAGTTCTCGATCGCGGGCCGGAAATCGAACTCGATATCCCCGAAGGCAGTCCCGTTAACTAACCGCCTCCATCACAAACCCGCGCTTCCCAGTCTTGCGATTAGGCATTCCTACCCCACACCCGCGATCGCATCAAAAATTGAAATGCAACCATCGCGGCATCCTCCCGTCCTACAATAACACTGACAACTGACGAAGGAATGACGATTAAAATGAAACGGCGACAGTTAATCCGCTACGGCGGCGCAAGTTTGCTGACCGCAGCCGGTCTTCTTGCCACCTCGGACTGGGAGCGCGCGCAAGCGCAGTCTCGAGGCAACCTGACCGTAAAAGCATTAGGTCATACTTGCTTTTTATTCTCCGGCGGCGGAATGAGAATCTTAGTCAACCCCTTCCGCACCCTCGGCTGCACTAAAGGCTATCGCTTGCCAAAAGTCGAAGCCGACCTCGTATTAGTTAGCAGTCAGTTGTTTGATGAAGGCGCAGCCGAGAATTTACCCGGAAATCCCCGAACTCTCTTTGAAGCAGGCGCATTTGAAGTTCGCAACACGCAATTTCAGGGCATCGAACTCAACCACGACCGCGAAGGCGGACGCAGATTTGGGAAAAATGTCGCTTGGCGCTGGACGCAAGCCGGAGTGAATATCCTGCATCTCGGCGGTGCGGTCTCCCAGATTGGCATCGAAGAACAAATCCTCATCGGTCGCCCCGATATCGCCTTCATTCCCGTCGGCGGCGGCCCCAAAGCCTACACCCCCGAAGAAGCCCTGCAAGCCCTCAAAGCCATTCGCCCCAAAATTGCCGTTCCCACCCATTACCGCACCCAAGCCGCCGATGCTAGCGCCTGCGATATCGTCTCCGTAGACTCATTTTTGGAATTAGCCGCCGAATTCCCCGTCAGTCGCATTGGCGATACCCTAGCCCTTTCCCCCGGAAATATCCCCCAAGATGGAACCGTAATTCGGGTCATGGGATATCGTTTCTAAGCCAATTTGTAGGGTGGGCATTGCCGCAGCACTTTTAAATTTAGGGTGCAACTTTAAATTGGCAATGCCCACCATCTAAGTTTTTGTGGGCAAGGTCATTCAATGAATCTCTTAAAAATAACCCTCATCGCTTTGCCTACCCTACTTTATACTTTCTTTCTAAGGTTTTCGCTCTCCGGGGCAGCCGCACTGCTATGCCCTCTTTGGGAACCGTGCAAAATCCAGGAAAATTGTTATGAGAGCGTTTTTTCTATTCCTCAAGCCCCTCAACGCCTTCTCATTGTGAACTTTTGTAACAAATTTTGGGGTTTTGCGTAAAAAACGAGCCGCAAGCCAGAGAAGCCTATAGAAGCTATTGAATCCAATAATTTTGCTTCTACCCTCGCCGGATTAACTTTAATACGCCGACCTGCAACATCTATGCGCTTCTTTCAACGTCTCTTCGGTAAACCCCAGCCGTCTCGCAAAACCACCAAAGGTTTCGGTCAAACCTTCGTTCTCGAACCCATTTTAACCCCTTCTGGTTTACTCGACTTCGATAGCGGTGATGATAGTCCCGACTTCGACAGCACGGATATTCCCGACTTTCACCCCGTCGAAATTACCGACTTCGCCCAGCATCCCCTCATCAACGATGCAGATTTACAAGAAATCGACTTTTTTGGTGCCGATGGCGACCCCGATTTGTTCGCCGATTCAGCAGTAGACTTTGATAGCTTGCCCGACTCGCCAACGGATGTTGATGCAAGCGAACCCTTAGATATTGACGGCGATGTCGATTTAAAACTCACCTCAGACCAATCTCTTGACAACCTCGAACCGCCCGATGACAGCGGCGATGCTGACGACTTCCTGCCGCCTCCAGTCATAACGACGGACAATTCCAACCCCGTTTTCCAACAGGGCGTTTTTACTGTTGATTCGAGCGGACAGGTTGGCGTTGACTTCCTGTATGACGGTGGCGGTTATCAAGGCGAACTCGCCATCTTTAACCTCGACGGTTTAGATGACTTTGACTTCGAGAATCCCGAAGAATTCCGCGCCTTCCTCCTCGAAGCATCAGACCGCGCCCTGAGCGATTCTAACCTCGGTCATGTGGCGATTTCCGACCTCACCGAAGGCGCTAAATTTAGCGGCAACCTCCCTGAAGGAAATTTCAACGCTGGGGAGTATGTAGGCGTGAAAACCTTCGAGATGAATCCGGGGGATAGATTCGCCGTGATGATTGTTCCGAATGGCAGCGTACAGCGCCTCCACGATATTTTAAGCGCCGGGGAAGACTTACCCTTCAAACTGCAACCGCTGTTCTCCCTCGGTACGGCAAATCCCAATGATTCCTTCCATATGGCGCAATTTGCCGATGTAACTGGCGATGGCAATACGTTTGCGATGGAAGACTTGCGAACCGATGGTTGGACAGACCAAGATTACAACGATATCGTCTTCCAAGTGCGCGGCGCAACTGGGGAAGCCGTCGATTTAGATGAAGTTATCAATCCTGATAACGACTGGCGAGGGACGGATATTGGTCAAGCTTTGATTGGTTATGCGATCGATCGCGCCTACGAATCAGACATTCCTTTTTTAACGGAAAGAATCTGGCAAAACCCAGAATATCGCTTGCATCTCCTCGAAGCTTTCTCGCAATCTGAGGATCCGCGTTTTGATAGCGCGATCGAAATTTTAACGACCTCAGCCCTCAAAGATGACTTTGATTTCAGTCAACTCTCGGGACAAGTTCGCATCCTCGAGCAAGCCTTAAATGACCCAGCCAATCATGCGATTTTAGAAGCGCTACAAACTAATATCATCGCCTTCACTCCAGGCTTTGAAGCACCCAATCTAGAAATCGCCGAAGTCTTTACCGATACAGTAGAGCATTACGGAGGTGCGGGTTACGTCGGAAATGCAAGTAGTGGAGTTGTTCGTATTGGCGATGGTTATATCCAAGAATTCAACTCCGGCGGCGCGGGTTCCGGTGCGATTTTGTATGGCGATGGTTACGAACGAGCAATCTTTCTCTCTGGAGAGGAATGGCAAACGTTTCAAGCTAATGGCGGAGTCCAAACTCAAGGATACCCAACCGAGCATCCAGTACCTCCAAGTGATGGTGGCGAACCGATAGAGCTTCCTTCAGACGACCTCACGCTTCCTGCACCAAATGGCGGTGGAGTGCAACCCCAAGATTCTAATGTCTTGCCCGATAGCAGCGGAGTTCAACCTCAAGTTTCTAACGTCTTACCTAATAGCGGTGAGAGCCAACCTTTAAATCCCGGAATATCGCCGAATGATGGCGATATTCAACCCCAAAACTCTCCAACATCGCCCATTTATACCAACCCAGCTAACGGCAACCGTTATTTCCTTACCCAACAAAATACTTGGGCTAACGCTCAAAGTCAGGCTAGAGCGGCTGGGGGCAATTTGGTGACGATTAATAATGCTACCGAACAAGCATGGCTTAACTCAACCTTTGGGAATACCGAGCGCCTTTGGATTGGTCTGACGGATAGCGAACTCTACGGTGCGACTGAGGGGAATTTCCGTTGGGTGAGTGGCGAACCGGTGACTTACACGAATTGGCTGCCTGGGAATCCAGACAATTGGCATCACACCTCAACTCTTGAAGGTGAAGATTTTGGGGAAATGAATTACGGTTCCCCCGGACAATGGAATGATGCACCGAGTGTAAACAATGCAGGAATGGCAGTTAGTTTTCGTGGGATTGTCGAAATCTTAAATCGCGCTCCCGTTGTATCTGCCAACAACCAAATCGCATATCCCTATCAAACAATTGTTCCATCCTTCTCTGCGATCGATCCCGAGGGAACGCCTATCAGTTATTACGCTTTTTATGACAGCAATAGCAGCAACACAAGCGGTTACATTACTGTCAATGGTGTCCGGCAAGCAGCGGGACAGGCTATCTACGTTCCTAGCAGTCAGTTGAACACGGTTCGCTTTGTTGGTGGCAGTTCGCCAGGAGATGATGGCTTGTACGTTTCCGCTCGAGATAATCATCTTTGGAGTAATTGGACAAGCTTCAATGTTAATACAGATTCTGCACCCAATACATTAGGCTCAGCGCGGGATATCATCTTAGGTCAATCGCTCGCAGAATATGTCAGCGAGTACGATCGCGATGACTACTATCGCTTTACAATTAACAATCTCAGTCGGGTTAATCTCAATCTTTCCGGTTTGAGCGCCGATGCCGATTTGAACTTGCTTGATGCTTTTGGTAACGTTATTGCTGTTTCTACACTATCTGGAACTAGCCCAGACTCCATTACTCGAGATCTCAATCCGGGAACCTATTACGTTCGAGTGAATCGCTTTGATGGCAGCACTAATTACACGCTTGCGACCTCAGCGCAAATCCTTCAACCCAATCGTCCTCCAGTTGTCAATGCGAATCATCAAACCGTTGCCCCCGGTCAAGCAATTTTCCCAAACTTTACAGTTAGCGATCCCGACGGCAATGCCATTACTCATTACCGCTTCCAAGACTTAAGCAATGGTGGCGGCTATTTCACGTTTAACGGCATACCCATCTCTAGCGGTCAAGTCCTTGAACTTCCTGCTTCTCAAATCGGTAGCTTGCGATTCGTCGGTGGAAGTAACTTAGGTGACGATCGCGTTCAAATTTCCGCTTTTGATGGCAAAGTCTGGAGCGATTGGCGCGATTTTACTATCAGCACCGATACCGCCGGAAATATTACCAGTGCCGCTCGTAATATTAACTTAACCTCCTCTTGGCAATCTCTAGGAGAGTATGTCAGTCCTTTCGATACTGACGACTATTATCGATTCACGCTCAACGGTAATAATCGGGTTGAACTCAGTATCTCTGGTTTAAGTTCCGATGCCGATTTGTACCTGCTTGATTCTGCTGGCAATATGCTGGCTTCGTCTACCCTGAGTGGGAGTAGCATTGATTCGATTATTCGAGAGTTGAATGCAGGCACATACTTCGTGCGCGTGAAGCAATTTAACGGCAGTACAAACTACAACTTAAATTATCGCGGTATTCCGGTCGTCACGGGGCCGCAATTTACCAGCTTCTCCGTCACCGATGCTTCGGGAGATGGCACGAGCGATACAGTGTTCCAACGCGGTGCGCTGCGATTTAACTGGGCGACAAATGTAGCAGCTAATAACGTCCGGATGTATGCTCGACATAACAGTACGGGGGTTATTACCGACTTAGGAAATGTCAGTAATGGCGGATTAGTTAACCTCAATACTCAACCTCTTGCTTCTGGCAATTACAGCGTCTACGCTCAAGCCCAAGATGCTAATGGTAACTGGGGGCGTTCGGCGGAAGTTCCTATGCGCGTGCTGGCTTTCAATCTTCAGAATGCGAATAGTATCCGTAAAGGCAGTTTTAACAACGACTCTCATGTTTTTTCTAATATGACTGAAGGGTCGGTGTTTATCGGACACGGTGGTTCGGATATTTTAGACTTGTCGAGTTTTAATTTGAGCAATGTTACGTTCGACCAGAATCGTCGTGCTGTCTTCGGCGGAACGACTTTTGATTGGATGCGAATTAATTCGACGGGTCAAGAAGTTTATTTCCAAGGCTACGAACAGTTGAAGTTTGCGAACAATCAAGTTTTTAATCTAGGGGTTACTCCTAACGATCCTTTATTTTCACAACAGTGGAACTTAAAGATGATGGATGTTCCGGGTGCGTGGCGATTTACAACTGGCTCTAGTCAAATTCTGTTGGGGAATATTGATAGCGGTCTAAATTACCATCAAGATCTAAGTCGAATTATTTCAGATCCATCACAATCTGATGATGATTCAACGGTCAAATCTTACGGTCATGGGACTGGCGTACAAGGAATTATGGCAGCAAACGCGAATAATGGTATAGGTCTTGCAGGGATTAACTGGAATAGCAGCACTTATGTCACTGATATCTTTGGTCCAGACGGGCTTCCAGGGGAGCGTGCGCTCTCTGATGTTGGGAATTACGCTCGCAACACAGGTCAAAATGCAGTAGTTAACAACAGTTGGGGATACGCTCCAGGAACTGGTCAAGATACCGTTCAGCGAGATGCCATGAATAATTCTGCATACCGGGACAATACCCTTTATATGTTTTCGTCTGGCAATGACGATGTATATCCAGTTAATTACCCAGCCCGCTGGTCAACAGAATTGAGTAATGTAATGGCTGTGGGTGCTGTTGATGATCGCGGATGGCGGATTACCAAAAATATGACAGAAGGCGGAGGATTATCAGCTGGTGGCTCTACCTGGAAGTGGTCGCCTGATGGCTGGGGTTCCAACTATGGAACAGGTCTGAGCTTAGTTGCACCAACATTTGTTCCTTCCACCCATATTGATGGTAGTTACTATCAATACTACGACAGTCGCCATCCGGGTTTCGGCGGTACATCTGCGGCTGCACCCAATGCTTCTGGGGTTGCATCTTTGGTTTGGAGTGCCAACTCTTCTCTCATTGCATCGGATATTCGGAACATTTTAACTAGCACTGCGAATCGTAATTTCGGTTGGTTTAATAGCAACGAATACGGTGCGGGTTTGATTGATGCTGAAGCAGGGGTTCGTCGTGCCGATGCGTTAGGGCGCAATGGTTCTGTGGCGAGTTTATTCGATCACAGAGGACTATTCTTTGGCTAATATCAATTCCTAATCCTGATGCACTAAATTTTATCTGTAGGGGCAGAGCAATGCTCTGCCATAAATCTGCTTGATTTAAAGTGCAACGTTTAAATTGGTTAACGCACACCACTCGTTTGCTGATGGGCAAGGCAATTCAATTAATCTTTCAAAAACACCTTCATCGCCTTGCCCACCCGACTTAACTCATAAATTCAACTACCCTAAAAACAACTGATACGCCGGATTCTGATTCTCATCCCAATAGCGATAGCCCATCCCATCTAAAAACGCTTGCCATTCCTGCATTTCATCGGGAGGAACTTGCACGCCAATGACAATTCGCCCGTAATCCGCCCCATGATTGCGATAGTGGAAAACGCTGATATTCCAATTCGGACTCATGGCGGTTATGAACTTCATTAATGCGCCGGGACGTTCGGGAAACTCGAAGCGGTAAAGCAGTTCGTTGTGCGCTAAAGGCGAATGTCCGCCCACCATATGGCGCAAGTGCATCTTTGTTAATTCGTCGTCGGTTAAATCCAACGTTTGAAACCCGCAAGCCTCAAAACCTTCTCGCATTCTAATTGCATCGGCGCGATCTTGGATTTGAACTCCGACGAAAATATGTGCTTCTTTTTCGCTGGCAATGCGATAGTTAAACTCCGTTAAATTGCGCTTGCCCATGCAGTCGCAAAACTTTCGCAAACTGCCCGGTTGTTCGGGAATGGTAACGGCAAAAATTGCTTCTCTACATTCCCCTAATTCGGCGCGCTCGGCAACAAATCGCAAGCGATCGAAATTCATGTTAGCACCGCAAGCGACTGCAACTAGGGTTTCGCCTTCGATTTGTTCGCGTTCGGCGTAGGCTTTTGCTCCCGCGATCGCGAGCGCCCCCGCTGGTTCTAAAATCGATCGCGTATCCTGAAACACATCCTTAATCGCCGCGCAAGTCGCATCCGTATCCACCAAAATTACTTCATCAACGTACTGCTGGCACAACCAAAACGTCTCCTCTCCCACCTCGCGCACCGCTACCCCATCGGCAAATAGCCCCACCTGCGGCAATCTTACCCGCTTTCCGGCTTTTAGCGATCGATACATCGCATCCGCATCCACCGGTTCAACCCCAATAATCTTAACTTCTGGGCGAATTCGCTTGACATATGCGCCAATACCTGCTATTAAACCGCCGCCCCCGATCGCGACAAAAATCGCATGAATCGGTTGTTGGCACTGCCGCAAAATCTCCATCCCAATCGTACCCTGCCCCGCAATCACATGAGGATCGTCAAACGGGTGAATAAACGTCAAGCCCTTATCCGCCTCCAACTGACGCGCATAAGCGCAAGCATCATCGTAAGTATCGCCGTGCAGCACCACCTCGCCGCCCCGCGCCTTCACCGCATCCACCTTCACCTGCGGCGTTGTCACCGGCATGACGATAATCGCGCGAGTTCCCAAGCGGCGCGCGGCGAGGGCAACCCCTTGCGCGTGATTTCCCGCCGACGCAGCAATCACGCCCTTCGCCAGCACATCCGGCGGTAAGTTTGCCATTTTGTTATACGCGCCCCGCAGCTTAAAGGAAAAGACGGACTGTAAATCTTCCCGTTTGAGTAGCAGTTGGTTGTTGAGGCGCGCGGAGAGGTTGGGGGCAAATTCTAGGGGCGTTTCGCGGGCGACATCGTAGACGCGCGCGGTGAGGATTTGAACGAGGTAATCGCAGTACATGAGGGCGGTAGGTGCGCGAGGGGAGGATGGGTTCTTATTTTACCTTCTTATATGCTAAGCTTATTAATACTCATGAACTACAACAAAGGTTAAAGTGAGGATAATGAACTATAATTCCGACATAAATCGAGATATAGCTCGCCTTCAGAAGAAAAGCGATCATCTTCAGAAAAGTACGCGAGAAGGAATTGAAGAGAGAAGTGGCTACGCTAATGTAATGTATCAATCTCTTCTTAGAGAGATTAAAGAATTTGAGTCTGAATTAAAAGCTGACGAAGAGGTGGGAGCATATATTGCTAACTTAGGGGGAAGTTCCTATCTGCGTATAGAATCAATATCTTACCGAGATCCATACTACTTAATTTTAATAGGTCAGAATGAGGATCGAAGAGTTAAGTTAGTACAGCACGTCACACAAATAAATATTTTATTCGTAGTTATTAAAATTAAACCAGAAGAAGATAGAGAACCACGTCGTTTCGGATTCGAGATATAGCAGTTGTTTACATGGATGAGGTACACCCAGCGGGCGAATACCATTTGCCCCTACGGAGCGACGTTCAATTGCGAGGAGACCTCGCAACCCGCGCCCCTACCGATTTGATTTTTGGAACTGTACCTCACGCAAACGAAAAACGCTAACCACTCAGGCAAAATCATCTACACATCGCTATGGTTCCAAAGCTAGGAAAGTCAAGGGTTTCATGATTTTTAAGTTGGTAATTTATTTTGCTCAGGTGCTTATATAACCCGTCAAAATCGATTTTAAGAAGCACTTGCGTAATACTTGATTGCTTAAGATTTCTATTAAATCCCTTCAGTCTCATCTGAGGAAATAGGATGCTATTGCACGTCGTCGGAAACGCCCTCAAGTTGCTCGGCATCTCCCGTCTCCGATTGAAGTGCTTGTAAAATAATTTCCACAATTCTATAAACATGAGAACCAGGTGTGTTCGGCCAATATTGCCGTGCAGATGGATGTAAATCTTTAGCACGTTTTACGGCAACTTCTATGCAATCTTGAAAGAATTTTAAATCTAAATTGCTTTTATTATAGCTTCCTAACCTATGTCTAATTTCCTTTTCAAAAACCTCGCATCTATCCCCCGTGATATTAAGTTCGTCTAAATGCAAATACAACCAAACTTCAAAACATGGATTGCTAACCAAGAGTTGATATTTCTTTTGCTTAGCCTCTTTACAGATTGCACTTAGTTCCTTTTTCGTCCAGCGATCGACATCGAACATGATACATAAAACATCATCCGAACTAAGTGCGTATTTTTCGACAAATTTATTTAATCTTGTCAAAACATATTGTGGTGCAGATTGGTTATCCTCTCCTGTAGCCAAAACTTCGATTTTGATACGAGGGCTGTGAAAAAGGGAGAAATATTGCTTTTCCGTTTCTCTTCCTTCTGTTGCAATGATAAAAAGCCTTGCATCTCGCTGATTCTCCTCGCGGTCGATTAATTTAGTCCGACCAATCTTTGTTGCCTTTGCCATTCTTGTTATCGGATGATTCTGATTCGCAATCTAGCCAGTTTAAATGACGAATATCGCCAAAAAATGGAATGGCTCCAAATCTACCATTTAAATAGCCTTTTTCAATCTGAAGCCCTTCAACATTTTTAAATGCTGCAAGAGAATAGAGATGCGATTCTCCCCTTTTATCTTTTTCCACAAACCAAATCTCATCTTTTCGTAACAAATCGAGGTCGAGCAGATTGGTATCGTGAGTGGTAAAAATCAATTGATTTCGGTTATTAGCCTCTCTACACTTTAAAGTAAGTTCTATCAATATACGCGACAATAGAGGATGCAAGCGGCGATCCAGTTCGTCTAATAAAACTACTTTTTCTGAATCTTCTTCCTGAAACATAAATAAAATAGGCAGTAGATGAATTAATCGCTGCGTTCCCTCAGATTCCTCTGTCAAAGAAAAATCAACAAGATTTCCTTTTGCATCGTAGTGTTGAGTTTTGAGTTGAATTAGTTTCAATTGATTCTGTTTAAATTTTTTAATAAAATATTGAACAAAGTTACTTTCAATTAACGCGAGTGAATCTTCATCGGCTCTTAAAAAACTTTGCAGAATATCTTCCCTAATCTCATTTGGAATATCGGGGAAATGACGATCGAAGTCTAATTCAATTTCTTCGGTTCCAATAGAAGCTATTCCTGTATCTGCAAGTTTAAGAAACTCGTTGAGAAAATGAGTAAACTCTTTGCTATTTAATACTCCAAGTTCCAAACCTCTAAACTTTGAATCAGCAGGAACAATTGTCAAACTATTTCTAAACCAATCAATTACAGGTATTAATTTTTCAACATTGCGCTCGACCGCTTCTGTTAAGAATAATTGATTGGGGCGAGTTCCTTGGGCAACAAACTCTAGGAATTGTGCTTGTTTTTTACTCCTACCCCGCAAAATTGTACCAAACTCTACTTCAGTTTCCTTATCTTCTGAGGTGGTTCGTTCAAACACTAATTTTTCTCGTTTATTTCCAGCGAGAGACGTTGCATCAAGCCACTCTTCAAAGATTCGCTCTCGATTTAATTTAAAGCCGTAAGAATACAAAAAACCTTGATGAGTAAACTTGAATTCAATTTTACTCGGACTCAATCGATCGTTGCTCAATTTAAAGGGAGCGATAGGAATGAGTCTATCGCTGCGCGTTCCTTCTACAATCAAATCTTGTGCAAAACCGATCGCTTCAATTAAATTCGATTTTCCGGCGGCATTGGCTCCGTAAATTGCAGAAATTGGTAACACAGATATTCCTTTTCCGGCTGCATCGATCGCGAGATGATTGGTATGATGTTCATCACGCCTAACTCCCCGCAGACTAAAAGTC
This portion of the Oscillatoria sp. FACHB-1406 genome encodes:
- a CDS encoding DUF6173 family protein; this encodes MNYNSDINRDIARLQKKSDHLQKSTREGIEERSGYANVMYQSLLREIKEFESELKADEEVGAYIANLGGSSYLRIESISYRDPYYLILIGQNEDRRVKLVQHVTQINILFVVIKIKPEEDREPRRFGFEI
- a CDS encoding RloB family protein, with the translated sequence MAKATKIGRTKLIDREENQRDARLFIIATEGRETEKQYFSLFHSPRIKIEVLATGEDNQSAPQYVLTRLNKFVEKYALSSDDVLCIMFDVDRWTKKELSAICKEAKQKKYQLLVSNPCFEVWLYLHLDELNITGDRCEVFEKEIRHRLGSYNKSNLDLKFFQDCIEVAVKRAKDLHPSARQYWPNTPGSHVYRIVEIILQALQSETGDAEQLEGVSDDVQ
- a CDS encoding ATP/GTP-binding protein encodes the protein MLVQVTIENLLSFKEETTFSLRGVRRDEHHTNHLAIDAAGKGISVLPISAIYGANAAGKSNLIEAIGFAQDLIVEGTRSDRLIPIAPFKLSNDRLSPSKIEFKFTHQGFLYSYGFKLNRERIFEEWLDATSLAGNKREKLVFERTTSEDKETEVEFGTILRGRSKKQAQFLEFVAQGTRPNQLFLTEAVERNVEKLIPVIDWFRNSLTIVPADSKFRGLELGVLNSKEFTHFLNEFLKLADTGIASIGTEEIELDFDRHFPDIPNEIREDILQSFLRADEDSLALIESNFVQYFIKKFKQNQLKLIQLKTQHYDAKGNLVDFSLTEESEGTQRLIHLLPILFMFQEEDSEKVVLLDELDRRLHPLLSRILIELTLKCREANNRNQLIFTTHDTNLLDLDLLRKDEIWFVEKDKRGESHLYSLAAFKNVEGLQIEKGYLNGRFGAIPFFGDIRHLNWLDCESESSDNKNGKGNKDWSD